In the genome of Amblyraja radiata isolate CabotCenter1 chromosome 6, sAmbRad1.1.pri, whole genome shotgun sequence, the window tgatgatatgttaaggggctgtcccactgcggtgacctagtcTGCAAGTTTAgataagtttgccctcgactcaaactcgcagcatggtcctcacttggtcctatgaggtcactggaactctccttcatgttcgagggaagttcccgcatacacgCTAGCTCAGCTAGAGTAAAATTtgttcggcatggttcttttgaactcgtagtgcagtggagtggggtcgctctttagttacaggcagtcgagggcagccgtaggcaatctccttcgctgaccgggcattatgattggctcattggagttttcaggaccaaggaaaactggccggtagtaaaatgcccgctaaactttattatacttcttaagtgtctccactcctcccccccccccccccccccctctctctccttctcacccccctccccctctccacgctctccaaaggacttaccgtacactgtgcagccgtcttttagttttcttttcatcgcgggtgtgaatttcagacagcgctcccccgctttccctggcccccgcctttgcgatgtgtttgtgtgtttgtgtgtgtggtcggtcaatccagctcgtggtttcaacgctgacagtcgatccagctggaggtttttcaggcgagtgccctcgagcttgaaggtcgaagacactcttcttaactcgcggattaggtcgccccagtgggacagcccctttacagttcTACAAAATATTGATGAGGCTGAATTTGGGGTaacgtgttcagttttggtcgccctgctgTAGGAAGCATGTTGTTCAGCTGGATagaatgcagagaggatttacgaggatgttgccaggacatgagggcctgagatatagggagagattgggtggTTAGgatattattccttggagcacagaaggccgaggggtgatcttagaggtgtataaaatcatgaggggaagatAGGATGAATGTagtctttacccagagtagaggaatcaagaactagaggacataggtttaaggtgaggggatagatttaatagaaaccggaTGGAGAaataaggaatgagctgccagaggtggtagttgaggcaacaacctttaaaagacatttggacaggtacatgaataggaaaggcttAGTGGGATTTGGGCAATTGAgacctgtgtagatggggcatcatgggtgacatgggtaagttgggccgaaggtacagtttccgtgttgtatggctctaaaaaactgttcttgaacctggtggtcacggtttcCACTCTAATACCTTCTTCCCGGTGGTAGGAGCAAAATGCAAGCATGGCTAGGGTGtagggggtctttgatgatattggaggtacacaaaaatgctggagaaactcagcgggtccagcagcatctatggagcgaagaaataggcaacgtttcgggccgaaacccttttcagactgatggggggttgggggggggggggggagaagaaaggaaaaagaggaggagcccgaggggctgagggatgggaggagacagcaagggccaaacaaattgggagaattcaacgttcatagcccgcatgatgcagactccccaagcggaatatgaggttgctgttcctccaatttccgatgttgctcgctctggcccatggaggagacccaggacagagaggtcggattggcttTTAGGACAGCACCTCCTCTAAATCCTTTTGAAGGTCAGTAGCTGTGATGGACCAAGCAGTGTTTACCTCTCTGAGAGAAGGAAGATGCAttatattgaatacttttgtaacctTGTCGCCGTCCTTTCCATGGCGACTCTTGCACGCTTGTACTGTTTGAAAAGAAGGAATCACACTGTACCTAGTACACGTgacataaagtatcaatcaatcaatttgttCTTTGGCTTTTGACTTGTTGAACTTGACATggaagcaaccagtcaatatgccctCCCCCGTACAGTCGTCAACCAGGATAATCACCCAAATCACTTTGCTTTAAGCACTTGTGTGCAGAGCCTAAATGAAGATATGGAGTTACCCGCATGAATGAATATCTACCTGTACTCATTTTGTTTAATCAGTAGCTGGAGAGCAGCCACTTGGCGCGAGGTACTAAGACAGAGACTGACACTCAGCACTATACGCAGAGGAGAACCTAACAATAAATAATCGATTCAACATTAGTTCACTTTGGGATGACTTTTGTTGGGCATATTGTACAGCCGAGCTGACAGTGCATTGCTAATGAATTTGTCAGCTGTCGGAGAATTAGATTCCCCTCTTCTCAGATATACTTCTAGCTTTGATATTAATCATTCTGGAACGGAGCAGAGCTTTGGTTACAGAAGATGAAAAGCATCtagagtttattattgccattgaCCTTGTGCAAGGGTCAGACATTAGTTATATAGAGGCGTGGTTCTAACACAGCACGATGGGATGTGCAAGGTCTATTCTCACTATCTCACGAGCAAAGCTGCCTAAACTAGCAATGGCATCTTAAAACTCACCTGCCAGGAGATTGTGTGTTAGAAAAACACTGTTACTGAAATAATTGCTCCGGTTTACCTGAACCCGTCAGAACTCTATCTGTCTCCTTCTTTGCATTCCTGGACAGTGTCCAACGCAAATGCCTGTAATCTGATCTTACTCTCATTTCCAGCCTCTCTTTCTCTGTCAAACACAGACATGAATCTCGGCGAGACTAAAGAAAAAGAGATTTAGTCAAAGCATCAGCTCATCAAGGACAACCTGCAGGATAGtggacaaacacaaagtgctggaggaactcagcaccacctgtggagggaatggacaggtgacgtttcagttcaggctccttcttcagactggttgtagtaGAGAGAAGGAAGCTGGAAAGAGATGTACTCCATGTCTACACTCGTTTTCACataggccacagctaacaatggcctgtttcatatgGTCATAGGAATaggttagaattaggccattcggcccatcaagtctattccgccattcaatcatggctgatcgatctatcactccttcctaaccccattcgcctgcgagTAAGGGTGGAGATAAATTCAACAGCTGGCATACTTGGTTATCTCCAACAATCTGGGATGTTCTAACGTGTGCTCAGGTTCCTGAAGTTAGATTTAAATCCGAAATCTCTTGATTTAGAAGCAAATATGCCAACAAATGATGCTACAAATAAATAAGCAACTTGCAATCCTACTTCTTATCCACCTCTTAATGGAAGCATTAGTTACTACAAGTCCTAGTCCTCACATGTGGGTTCAATGAGAAAGTGTCGCTGCTTTACTCTGTATTGGAAAACTCTAATTTTTGAAAACATAATGTGATCAGAAGAGCAATAATTAGAAATACTAACACAGAGAACAAATAATCAGAACAATGACTTAATCATTTCATTTActtaaaataaaagcaataatttaaaaaaaagattcaaaTTTATTTGACACCATTCATTTCTCAAGCACTGTTCTTGAAGCCTTCCCAGCCAATTGAAATGTAGTTACCATTGGGAATGTTTGTACACAGAATGATATTAAACAAAGGACAGGCCAAAAGGTCTCGTTTAGCAGTAAACGCTGGCCGGGAATCCACATTAAtcttcacttctgaagaagggttttgacccgaaacgttgcctatttcctccgctccatagatgctgactcacccactgagtttctccagcatttatgtctactttCATCTTCACAAATATTTGGATAGGGTCTTTTACATTACATCCTGAAAAAGATTGGatggctttggtataaacctcACCCAGAAGTCGGCATGCACACAAATACTGCACTATCTCAGAAATGCCCTTATGAATCAGTCTGGGTCTTGTTCTCAAGACTCAGCCACCGTAGAACTAACCGCCTGCCCTGCTGGCAAGAAATGACTAAAATCACTGCAAAATTAAGCCTCGCCATTGCCTAAAGGAGATTTAGTGAAGCCCGATTGTCAACTTCTGATTAAATTGCCTCACAGTGCAGATGTGAATGGTGAGAGAAATTAAGGTAGGCCACTCAGAAGCTGTTTAAATCTTTAAAATAaagatttggaaaaaaaaataatAGTAAATTGATTTGTGATAATCAAGTATATTTAACTAATCTGACCCCATACCTATTGAGAAGGAATTTTCAACATTACAAATAATAATGGCACAGAAAATTTTCTACCATCTGAGGTAGCATTCAACTAATGGTATCATTGTGTAATCATTTGATTATTTAAAGTATAAAAGCTGTCTATAATTTGCTTTTGTCTCCCATGATTTGCTTTTCAGCAGAAACCTCCTCCCAGTTATTGCAAGCAAGATGATCTGaccagcagagagagagaaaaactcTAAAAAAATTACAATTCCAGTTTGAAAGCACACGGGCCGAGGGAGCGACAGGTCCTTGAGGGTCCCTCCCTCTGCTGTGCTGAAGATGAGGAGAGCCAGCTCTTCATTTCTTCAGCTTTTCACTGACTTGGTCAATCGCTTCCTTGATTCTGTTTAAAAACAAAGGAGTGATTACAATGCAGCTCGTGGACAGAAAAAGCTTTGGAAAAAATCGAACACAATCTACATTTGTTAAGAAAAGAGGCAAAGATCTGTTACAATTTTGACGGCTCCTTTCCAAGACAAGAGACCAAGATGAACAACTTCAACCAATGTTGTTTGATTCAAGATGACAAAGCGGAGACACTTATTTTGGACAAAAATAAGTCCGTACATTTAATGCTTTTCAATACTGTcagattgaatgacaatactttcATGATTATATTACCAGCACTTTCCTTAATTCTCTGACTTGAATGGTCCTGAACTGATGACTAAAAGGCTTTGATTGTGCTGGGTCAATGGCTGTAAACTATCCCTCTGCCCGGGATTCCCTGCTTCAAAAAGACAAGACTGTACAAAGTTAGCCTGCTGCTAATTCAGACTCGAAGGATGATTTTGATGATTATTTCAAGTTTGACAAAGGCTATTGCTGTTTTCACTCTGGGTAACCTGACCTAACTCATGATATCCCTGTTGAATATTTGTACTGTGGAGCTTAGCCCCATTACTCTGGGTAAATAGACCCAGATCAGTTTAATTACATAAAATAGCATCCATTACATTAAGTGGCACAGAAACATACTACCatgctgtttagtttaggttaaagatacaccatggaaacaagcccttcgccccACGGAGTCCAAACCTACAatcaatcacccgctcacactaattCCATGCCATCGCACCTTctcacccactaggggcaatttacagaggcaaatgaacCTACAcgagtttgggatgtgggaggaaactagagcacttgGTGGAAGCCaaagcgatcacagggagaacatacagaataTATACATTGCACTGTCCAGCTCACTACTTTTCCATCAGGCTTTCTGTTAAAGGGATCAATGATCTGTTAAGAGTTAATTCCAGATGTCATTTGCTTCGATTGCTTGAGCAAAGAGAGAGAGTTGGGTATTACTGTACCGTGTCAGTGGGATCTTCTCCACACATAAATTGATGAAGGGACTCAACTGGTGAAGAGCATATTCATGCTGTAACAACAAAGCACAACTCACTTTCCTACCCATCATTATGTAACATACTGTAACAATATACATCAGAACAAGTATTTACAATGCCCAGACTGGTACAGAGGAATGCCTCTTTTCCACACCATTCACAACCATGAGATACGACAAAATTCTCAACTAGTTTGGGTTGCCTCCCCGTAGTCACATTCAGTTGTTCGTTGTTGTACCCCCACTTCTGCATGAAGGCTTGCACCGTCCGACCCATGTTCTGAGGTGATTGAAGCAGGGCCAGACTGGCCATGTCTCTTTCGCTCCCAATGGATGGGACTCCTCAGGGtacagtgtcagtgtgtggggttttGATTGTAGGTGTGTCACCCAAGCATCTATCCTACAGGTGCGGGGGTTATCATTCAGGGGTTGAACTGCAGGTAGGAAGCTATTTCTGGATTTTAACCTCTTTGATGCCTGTGCGTGTTGGAAGAGTGGGTGACGAGGGCCacccagtagaaacaaggaaatgcagacatgctgatttacacaaaaggacacaaagtgctggagtaactcagaggttcaggcagcatctgtgaagaacctgGATTGATGAAGGTTtggtgttgagacccttcatcagaccctagTCCCCATCCCTGTTCACCCAGGATATTATCCCTCTATTCTTGATTTAACGATTGGTCTCCTGGTTGCAGCCAAGTCTCTCAGCTGCGGTACCTCGAGCTCATCCAAACTTCTGCCATCCACGTCATGGCCTACCATCACAACACCTGGGTCCAAGTGACCTACCCTTGTTTACAATGGTGTAAAACCCTCCTTGGCCAGGTCTCTACACCTCGACAACTCCGTAACCCTGCAACTCCCGCAGTGTTTCCACACCCCCTCAGCTGCTACAGTATATGCTTCATTGTCTTCATCCGCACCATCATCGGTGGCCAAACCCTCTGCTATCTCGCCCTCATGCTCCAGAATTCACTCCCCAACCACCCTGCCTCTCGCCCCTCCTTAAAGCTAACATGTTGACCCAGCTTTTGATTGCCTACCCTGGTATATTTTCTCTTTGGCCTCTTGATAATATAGACTTGACAATGGTCGCATGAACTCACCTTGGCATCTATCTCTGTACTATGTGATGCATCGCAGACTTACCTCTGGATTGTGCCAGTCAAAGCACCGCATTTGGAAATACTCCACCGCAGAGCGGTAGTTTTCCCGCTCCGTGAGGCGCTTCTTGGGGCCGAGCACTCGCTCAGCCTGTTCCTCGGAGTCCGTGGCCAGAGTAACAATCTCTCGCACTGTCTGTCGGATTAGCTCCCTCACCTGCAACACAACAGAGCTGTTTGGTTACACCCCGTCCACACAGGAAGAACCCGTATCgtgtatccgtacactgtaaatggcgcgGTTTacataaccatgtattgtctttccactgactagatagcacgccacaaatgcttttcactgtacctcggttcacgtgacaataaactaaactgtagacaAAGACTGGGAATCCATCATTTTACTGCCCCTCCTGGGAACAATGAAGAATTCCCTGGAGCATGAGCCCCATTTGACAGCA includes:
- the LOC116974184 gene encoding legumain-like, which encodes MAGLDTVAQCDVPVTLLENRIKAAKDPEEKEKLQKDLEHLLEVRELIRQTVREIVTLATDSEEQAERVLGPKKRLTERENYRSAVEYFQMRCFDWHNPEHEYALHQLSPFINLCVEKIPLTRIKEAIDQVSEKLKK